The Gordonia sp. KTR9 genome contains a region encoding:
- a CDS encoding acyl-CoA dehydrogenase family protein, whose protein sequence is MDFALPESLKDYLAELDAFIEAEIVPLEQADDNIRFFDHRREDSRTDWERGGLPNKEWEALLGEARRRADAAGHFRYPFPAEFGGRDGSNLAMAIIREHLASKGLGLHCDLQNEHAIVGNNIGLLLMLEYGTPAQQEEWVEGLAAGTKFFAFGITEPDHGSDATYMETTAVRDGDDWIINGEKTWNTGIHAAHRDIVFARTSGEPGDARGITAFLVDPQDPGFAVEEYLWTFNMPTDHAHISLRDVRVPDSAVFGAEGAGLQVVQHFFNENRIRQAASSLGAAQYCVDRAVAYANERAPFGKKLSTNQAIQFPLVDLHTRCAMIRALIRETAWKMDTHGPFAASAEVSMCNYQANRLCCDAADQAMQVFGGRGYSRHEPFEHIYRHHRRYRITEGADEIQMRRVAGYLFGFMSGKAPKGVQSS, encoded by the coding sequence GTGGACTTCGCACTGCCCGAGTCGCTGAAAGACTACCTGGCCGAACTCGACGCCTTCATCGAAGCCGAGATCGTCCCCCTCGAGCAGGCCGACGACAACATCCGGTTCTTCGACCACCGGCGTGAGGACTCCCGAACAGACTGGGAGCGAGGCGGTCTGCCGAACAAGGAGTGGGAAGCGCTCCTCGGTGAGGCAAGGCGGCGGGCCGATGCCGCCGGTCATTTCCGCTACCCTTTTCCGGCCGAGTTCGGCGGCCGGGACGGATCGAACCTGGCGATGGCGATCATCCGCGAGCACTTGGCGTCGAAGGGGCTCGGGCTGCATTGCGATCTGCAGAACGAGCACGCCATCGTCGGCAACAACATCGGTCTGCTCCTCATGCTCGAATACGGCACGCCCGCGCAGCAGGAGGAATGGGTCGAAGGACTGGCCGCGGGGACGAAGTTCTTCGCCTTCGGCATCACCGAACCCGACCACGGCTCCGACGCCACCTACATGGAGACGACCGCCGTCCGCGACGGCGACGACTGGATCATCAACGGTGAGAAGACGTGGAACACCGGTATCCATGCCGCGCACCGCGACATCGTGTTCGCCCGCACCAGCGGAGAACCCGGCGATGCCCGCGGGATCACCGCTTTCCTCGTCGACCCGCAGGACCCCGGGTTCGCTGTCGAGGAGTACCTGTGGACGTTCAACATGCCGACCGACCATGCACACATCTCGCTGCGGGATGTCCGGGTGCCGGACTCCGCGGTGTTCGGCGCCGAGGGCGCCGGCCTGCAGGTCGTGCAGCACTTCTTCAACGAGAACCGCATCCGCCAGGCGGCGTCCAGTCTGGGTGCCGCACAGTACTGCGTCGACCGTGCGGTGGCATACGCCAACGAGCGTGCCCCTTTCGGCAAGAAGCTGTCGACGAATCAGGCGATCCAGTTCCCGCTCGTCGACCTGCACACCCGGTGCGCGATGATCCGGGCCCTGATCCGCGAAACCGCCTGGAAGATGGACACCCACGGGCCGTTCGCCGCGTCTGCGGAGGTCTCGATGTGCAACTACCAGGCGAATCGGCTGTGCTGCGACGCTGCCGACCAGGCGATGCAGGTGTTCGGCGGACGCGGTTACTCGCGGCACGAACCGTTCGAGCACATCTACCGTCACCATCGGCGCTACCGGATCACCGAGGGTGCCGACGAGATCCAGATGAGACGCGTCGCCGGATACCTGTTCGGTTTCATGTCGGGAAAGGCGCCCAAAGGAGTGCAGTCGTCCTGA